The genomic interval TATCCAGAAAAAAGGCAGGATCTGATATTTGTCCGATTCATCAAGCGGCAGAAACACCAGTACAAAGGCTGTAATATCGGTAGTAGATGACAGGTCAAGTCCACCGTAACAGGTTCTGCCGCGCAATTTTTCCGCATCAACAGGAAATGCACACTTATCCCATTTATCCATTGGCATCCAGCGCACCGATTGTTTCACCCACTGATTTAAGCGGAGCTGACGGAATAAATTTTCCTCTGCGGGGTTTTGCTTGGCATTTTCACAAGCCACCCTCAGTTTTTCGATGTCAACTGTAATGCCTAGTGACGGATTAACCTTTCTCCATACCTTTTCACTTGTCCAGTCGTCGGTATCGGATGCGCTGTAGATAACCGGGTAGAAAGTCGGATCTATCTTACGTCCTTGAAGAATATCCTCAGCCTTTTGATGCACTTCCCAGCAGATGGAATTGCGGTCTGTGCCAGCAGTTGTAATCAGGAAAAACAGCGGCTGTTTTCTTGCATCGCCAGATCCGTGAAGCATTACATCATAAAGATCCCTGTTTGGCTGGGCATGAAGTTCGTCAAATACCACACCATGGACGTTTAGCCCATGTTTCGTATATGCCTCCGCTGAAAGCACCTGATAAAAACTGCCTAACGGTTTATATACCAGCCGCTTCTGCGACAGCATTGGTTTAATTCGAGACTTTAATGCCGGACACTGTTCCACCATATCTACTGCAACATCGAAAACAATGGATGCCTGCTGACGGTCAGATGCACATCCGTAAACCTCGCCGCCATGCTCGAAATCACCGCAGGTAAGGTATAAGGCAATTGCCGCTGCAAGTTCGCTCTTACCCTGCTTTTTTGGAATTTCTATATAGGCAGTGTTAAACTGCCGGTATCCGTTAGGTTTCAAGATTCCGAATATATCCCGGACAATCTGTTCCTGCCAGTCAATTAATTCAAAAGGCATTCCATACCATTCACCCTTGGTATGCTTCAGGCAGTTTATAAAAGTAACAGCGGCATCCGCCGCTTCCTTGTCATATCGAGAACCTTCCGCCATAAACTTGGTTGGTTTATATCGTTTTAACTTCCGCAGCTTTGCCGCCTCCTTTCCTAAAATTGAGCAAGAAAAAAGGAACCTCATGGATGAAGTTCCTCTCTAAAGTGGATTTCTATGAAACTTGTTACGTTATAACCGTTATCGTTTGCCTGTTAGGATAAACTCGGCATATTCTTTCTTGTGTCCATTAAGAAATACTACTAATTCATAAAACCCCATTTTATATGCCTCTTCCTGTACTCTTGGCAAGTCAAACATATTACAGGCACCGCTGTCCCGTATGGCCATAATCTGTACCCATGTCCTACACCTCTGACTTCTCTGCCGCTGAAATTGAATCTCTTACCGCTTTATTGAGAAATGAAATATCAAAACCCGCATCTAAATAGCCCTGCCGAATCACCTCGTAATAGTAACGACCCGGTGCTCCCAAAGGTCTACCTTCATTCATGATATACACCATTGCGGGTACCCACTGCCCTTTGAAACGTACCTTAACCGTTTCTTTCCGGTATAGATGCGGATAACCTTCATATCTGTCCAGCGCCTTCTCATCATTAGGCATGATTCTCCAAAGCAGTACCGGTACACTTTCACCTTTTTGTTTTTCTATTGTCGCTACTGCGCCGCCATTCCCTCCTCTGAATAACAGCCGGTATCCTGTGAGTTTTGCACTCCCCAGCACTTTTGCCGTTGGGCAGCGGTATGCCATCTGCCTTAAGTTCAGATTGCTTCCGTATGCTAAATATATGGTTCCTTTTTCTTTGCTCATCGTATCATCCTCCTTGTATTTACCAAGGCAGAGGCGGAGATCCACCCCTGCGATTGTCTATCTATGCTGCCCGAAACCGCCATGCTGCGTTACCATCAAGGTGTTTGCAAAGATGCTCCCGGCAGTTTTTGAACTCATCACCAATAAGCCCTATGCGGTTGAGGTATGTCCGCATGGCAAATTTCTCGTTTTCAACCTGCGGTTTCTTGCTGGAAGCACATTTTTGGGTTAATGCTTGATGGTTTAGCGCAAGGGCAAGCACTATGTAGCTTCTGATTTTCCCCGCATGAAGTTCGCTGTTAAAGCCTCGAAGCTCAATAGTCCCGTTGCCGTTAAAAAAGCTGTGCAGGTTCAAAAAATGGTACCTGCTATTGTGGTAATGGGTGCTTCGGCTTTCGCTGTAACCTTCGTACCATATACTTTCAATCGCCGCCATGGTTTTGGGCTTACGCCGGTTCATCTTCTCAACCAGTGCTGCATCCATCTTTTTGCAAAACCGCATCCTGTCCGGTGCAATCTGCAATGCCTTATAGAAAAGGTCATTCTTACTGGCGATAATGTTGATAAAATTACGAATGCTTCGCGGCGTGTGGTTTGCCCCGTCTATATGGATATGAATTCCACAGCTTGTGTTTGCAAAACCTCCAGCCTTGCGAAGCCTCCTTATCAACTCCTGCAGGGTTTCAATATCTTCGCGGTATGTCAGTATCGGACTTACCAACTCGACACTATATTCCCGGCCTGCCGCTACAATCCGGCAGCTTTCCTTTTTCTGAGTCCGGATGCTCCCGTCGCTCATGAATTTCCATATCCGTCCATCCGGTGCTATAACCTTTTGGGTATCGTAATAATCTCCACTGGATTCAATCCTTCCTCCAAGAAAAGCTGCTGCAGTTTTTGCCGCCTGTTTTCTTGTAATCCCCGTCAATTCTACCTCGATTCCAAATCTCGTTGTAAGCATTGCGCTTTCTCCTCGCTTTCTCTGTGTTTTTTGCCCTTTGGCAGTGTACATTAGGCCATTGAAAACACAGGATAGCAAGGCAATTCTGCATGAGTTTTCGCTGGATTTTGGAAGATTTTTCGCATCTTAATTTGTGTACATTTACAGCTTTCTGATCATATCTACACCATAAGCTGCACCCAGAGAAGAACCGCTGTCCCAGTTGATGTGAATGGTTCCGATATCATCTACAAAAGAGACTGTACCTTGGTCTCCTGGTTTCAGCTTAGAGTACGGATCATCCATGCAGATAAGCTCAACGCGTGTTCCCGGCGGATACTGCTCTTTAAGGCGAAGGACTGTTTCTTTTGAAGGAAAGCCTCTTACACTCATAGCTCGTCCTCCTCTCCAGGATAATATGCGGCATACTTTGGATAATCTCTACCATCCGGCATTACCAACACTCCATCAGACTGTCCCCGCTGCTTAACCAGCAAGCAAAGCCACACTCCATCCTCATTAACGTGACAAAACCCTTTGTTTTCCTCAATAAATGTGCGGTCAACGCATAGGTCGGCAACGAAGTTGTCATAGTCAATCTTTGAAAGCTCGATGGTTTTTACAACTGCAAATCGTTTCCTCGTCTCACACCGATGCGGCACTTTTAGCTCCTCAATCCTAAACGGATGCTTGACAAAGAAGGCGGTGCTATGAAAATCATTCATTTTCGTCCACCGCCTTTGCTCTGCCTTTCCGGTACGCCCCGTTGCCGGACAGCCTTGAAAGCAGCACCTTGCGTTCAGTTTTGAAGTTATCACCTATAAATCCCAACCTAAGCAGGAAACAGCGAAAAGCATATTTTTCATTATCTGCTGGTTTTTCGTTGCGCAGTACTCGCTTCTGTAATTTTGCCTGTTCTGCCATCTGCTTTGCCAGCGTTATATAGGTCTGCACTTCATCAGCATTTAAAGTCGCGTTCCAGAAAGGGAAGGAAATCTCATCATTTTCAGCTAAGACTACAAGTTCCCCCTCAATCAACATCGCCTTCTTTATCAATGTCTCTTTGCTGGCCAGCATATTATTTAGGTTTTCAAGGCTAATCGCGCTAAAGCCCTCCAACGAAAGAGTAATTGTCATGGTCCCCTCTGCTGAAAAGCCCTCCACATTCAACGTGTCAATAACTGAACGGATGGTTTTTATTTCATTGAGACTGATTTTCGGTGAGTGAACCACACTGTCCCTGTCAATCGTCCAACTGCCAGCAGATTTTTCGTCTTTAATCTCATACAAAAACTCCGGTGCTCCGGCATAGCGCACCTGGCCTTCAAGGGCTTCAGCTATGACCGAGGCAATGGCTTTTCTCTCCTGACCGACAATCTTCTGTGAAAAGCGAAAGCTGTTATTGCTCATGCCATACACCTCCCCTCAAATAAGCTAAAACATTTTTGATTCCCATAAAAAATCCCACCTTTCCTTTTTGGTGGGGTACATTAACGCTCTGTTTTGAGGGGAAAGCAAGGACATTTTTAATCAATCTGTGTTTCCGCGTAAGGTATTTTTTCACTACCTGTTACCAAGAATACTGAATCTGTGCCAAATTGTGAAACATAGCGCTTTACAATCACATCGCAGTATTTCGAGTCAAGCTCCATCATAAAACAAACCCGCCCGGTCTGCTGTGCCGCAATCATTGTCGTACCAGAACCACCGAACAGGTCAAGAGTTAAATCTCCAATATGGGAACTATTGAGCATTGCCTTTGCTACAAGCGATACCGGCTTCATGGTAGGGTGCTCCTCCGATACTTTAGGACGGGGTATCTCCCAAACATCTGACTGTTTACGGTCTTTAAGCGGGCAAAGGCGTGTTCCATCAAGCCAACCATACCAGATCGGCTCGTACTGGGTATGATAGTCCTTTCTTGATAGTACCAAGCTGTCTTTTTTCCATATAATTGTGCTCGACCAGTGATACCCTGCCTCCCGCATGACGTTCATCAAACTGCCCCATTCCTGAGCACTCATTACCACATAGGTCATGCATCCGGCTTCAGAAACCTCTTTCATGCATTTAAAAGCGCGCAATAAAAAAGCACCGAATTCTTCGGTGCTCATATTGTCATTTAGAATTTGTCTTGGCTTCCAGCTTGGATGCCTGGTATCTGAACCGTAATCAACATTCCAGGGTGGGTCGGTGAAAACAAATCTCGCCTTTTGTCCGTTCATCAGCTTTTGCACATCTGAAAGCATGGTGCTATCACCGCACATCAGACGGTGGCTGCCAAGTACCCATATGTCGCCCTTTTTGGTAACCGGAGTTTTAATCTCTGCAATTGCCTTTTCTGTATCGAAATTATCCTCTTTGACATTAGCGGCTGTTTTATCACGGAACAACTCATCAATTTCCGCAGCATCAAACCCGGTAAGAGAAACGTCAAAACCATCTTCATTTAAATCCATAAGCAGATCGGTCAAAAGCGGAATATCAAACTCACCACTGATTTTATTCAGCGCGACATTGAGTGCCTTTTCCCGCTGTTCATCCAAATCAAGTACAACACAGTCGATCTCCTTATACCCCAAAGCTGTAAGTACTTTATAACGCTGATGTCCGCCGACAATATTCCCGGTGCGTTTATTCCATATAACCGGCTCTACATATCCAAACTCTTCAATAGACCGACGTAATTTTTCATATTCAGGGTCACCAGGCTTTAAATCTTTCCGCGGATTATATTTCGAAGGTTTTAGTTTTTCTGTTGGTATTTTCAGTATATCCATAAATCTTAACCCTCCAGTTTGATGGCTTTTTCACCGGTGAATTCCTCCCAGCGCTTAACAGCTAAATCACAGTAAACAGGGGATAACTCCATTGCGTAGCATTTACGCTCGGTCTGTTCAGCCGCAATTATAGTAGTTCCGCTACCAGAGAACGGTTCAAGCACAATACCGCCTTTGTCGCTGTGCATTTTGATGCACCGCCATGGAAGCTCCACAGGGAACATTGCAGGATGCTCCTTGTTTGCCCGTACAGTGGTCATCTCCCATATCCCAGCATAACCCCATTTCTTGCGTTCTTCCTTTGTAAGCCGTTTCACAAATTTATAACTGTGTCCCGCAAAGGCTGAAAGCCATACATATTCCTGATCGTTATATTCCTCAACTTCTCCTTTATTGCTGAAGGCTGAAATATACTCATACTGCTGAACCGGCTTGTTTGAAACAAGATTATAGGGTCCTACGCCGAAATTTTGCCCTTGCTTCTTCCAAATGCGGATCCAGATAGGGCGGTAACCGTTTTCCAAAAACATGTTCACACTGTAAACACTGGTTGGTTCAATAAACTGAGAGCCGGTGGCATAGAGATCACCTAAGTTCCAGCAGACAATATCTGCATACCTGCACAGGTTTCTAATCACTGGGCGTACTGTCTCGAACCATGGTTCAATCCCGGCCTTTTCATATTCTTTGCCTACCCCATATGGAGGGGAAGTCACTGCCATCTGTGCGTGACACCCTTCCATCAACTTCTCAAAATCCTCATCCTTAGTAGAGTCGCCGCACATCAAGCGATGATTCCCGAGAAGCCAGATATCGCCCCGCTTCGTTACAGGCTCGCGCTGCACAATTTCCTCATGCGCTTTATCTATGTCAAAGCTGTCTTGTATCGCCTCTTTGGAGTACCATCGGTTAAGCAGTTCGTCTATTTCAGAAGCGTCAAACCCTGTAAGCGAAACATCAAATGCACCTGCGTCCAACTCAGCCATCAGTTCAGCCAGTTTATTCTCGTCCCACTCTCCCTGAATCTTATTAAGAGCAAGATTAAGCGCTTTTTCTCTCTGCGGGTCAAGATCCACTACAACGCAGTCTATCTCAGTCTGTCCCAAGTCCAGCAAAACCTTTAAGCGTTGATGCCCGCCTACCACATTACCTGTTTTTTGGTTCCAGATAACAGGCTCCACATAGCCAAATTCCTCTATTGACCGTTTTAGCTTTTCATATTCCTTATCGCCAGGTTTTAAATCCTTGCGCGGGTTGTATGCTGCTGGATTAAGTTTTTCAACAGATATTTTTTGTATGTTCATACTGCATTCTCCTGTTCAATATTTTCTTAAGACCCTTTTTTGCGCCCTCACAATCTCCGTTTATTACTTGTCCCCGCAGAGTCTTAAACTGCTGCTTCGTTAAATGGTCTTTATATTTTCTTAGTTCCCTAAGAAAGATTGAATTTGTTTTATGCATCAGCCACCCCTCCTGGCTGTCAGTAGTTTTTCCATAACATCATCGTGAGGAGTAGCCCCCTTGTATTCGGTAGCACAGTTTTCCCGCACGACTTGATAAATTTGATACCACAGGTTATTGGCCTGTTTCATAAAGCTTTGACTCATAGCCACATAAGGTGACGGGATGGCATTGCCAGTTGTCGGATGCTTAGCAAGAAAGCCAAATTCAGTGATACATTCCTCGCACTGGATCCACCGCGCCACACTCTGGGCATATTGCTCTATAAGCTGCGCAGGGATAAGGTGAACACACCTGCGTTCCTTAAGCCACTGCCATGTTTTTTCGTATATTTCCACCGCCAGTGTTGTTTTTCCGTTCTTCTGCTTTGCAGCAAGACAATCCCTCGGTGGCGGCATGCTCTCTCCTTCCAGTTCCGCAACATCCGTAAACTCCATTACCATGAGCTTTCGTCTGCCGGGGTTTCCTTCCAAAATCTTATCCGCCAGAGGCTTTTTCTTCTGTCCTGCACCGATACGTGCCCCGCCGCGGTTGGTACCGTCCTTTGCCATACACATCACCTCGATTCCTGTAAAAATAAACAGGGGATATACCCCGTTTGAAACTGCGATTTTTCGCGCGTGACCCCCCGCCCGTTGCACAAAACTGCTTCACCAGAGATTTTGACCCCCCTACCGTCTTGCCCATCGTTCTCCTTCGCGAGCAGTGATCGATGAGTGACATTGTTTGCACAGGCTCATAAGGTTATTGTCTGCATTGGTTCCGCCTTTGGATAAAGGGATAATATGATGTACCTCTTCGGCTGGTGTAAGCCTTCCGTACTTTTGGCACTCCTCGCAAAGCGAATGCTCTGAGATATATCTGTCCCTGATGCGTTTCCATCTCCGGTCATAGCGTTTTCTTGTTTGGGGATCTCGTTCGTATTTGTTGTAATAAGCATCCATTTGCCTTTGATGCATGTCACAGTACCTTCCGTCCGTCAGTTCAGGACAGCCAGGAAAGGAGCAAGGCCTTTTTGGTTTTCTTGGCATCTGGCCACCTCCTTTACGCGTATAAAAAAGCCCTCACAGGTTCATCCCATGAAGGCTTATCCATAACTTTTCACAATACCATTATATTTGGTTTTTTACTGAATTTCATCTCATAAAAATCTCATCTGGAATACTAAACAGAACATTTACTTTTTGCCCATGGCATCTTACCGTTATAATACTTATCTGAAATATATCTCTGCATATCGGGTGGTAAAGCTGCAAGCAAAAGATAAGCCTTTTTTCTATCTTCCTCTAACTCCTGGGTGCTTTTATAGAAGGAACATTTATCTTGCTGACACTTGTGTACAGTCAGGATATTGCAGCCATTCCTTCCGTTACTGCCAAAACAATTATCGTACATCTTTCCTCACTCCTGTTTTATGGCATAAAAAAAGCCCCGAAGGGCTTATGCGTTTTAATGTTATTTTTTCACGATATCATTATATATGGGATATCTGTGTTTTTCATCTCATAAATATCTCATTTCTACTTCCCATATAAAAGCAATGCCAAATGATTAAGCGCCTTGTCTTTCCTGCGGTACACCTGTGCTCTTTCAAGAAACAGCTTCTCTCCGATGTTTGCTACAGCTTCTGTCTTGCTCACATCATTAACAAAAAATTCTGTCAGTATAAACTGTTCTTCCTCCGACAGGGCGTCCCAAGCAGGCTTGAACCATTCCATATATTCCAATGCCCGTCTGTAACGTTCTTTCAATACATCAATCTCGTCAAGGCAAGCAGCAAGGCGTTCTTCGCCACTTTTGGGATTGTGTTTGCCCGGAACTCCGGTAATCTTTGCACTGTGAGGGCTTGACATACGGGTTTCAACTTCATATATATCCTCATCACTGTGTTCAATAATGTACTGCATGCTGCTGTAATCTTTCAAAGCTTCAACAGCAGCTGCTTTTTTATCTAAATACTGCCATGCAATCAGCATATCGCACCTCCAAAAAATCAAGATAAAAACCTTGATCTTTGAAGCAGTGTGCTTTTTTGCGTTGCTTTGCAGTGCTTTGTTTCCTTGTTCGTTATGTCTTCGTTCTTTATAGAAGGCCATGCTTTTCCAGAATAACCTTCACCTCATCTACCGAATGAACAATCGCTGCCACTCCTCCTGCATTGAGGATTTTCCTTATAGTTGCTTCCTGCAGTTTTGTTGTCTTTCCCGATGGGGTTTTTATTTCAAAAGCTATAAACCGTCCATTTACACAGGCAATAATGTCTGGTATCCCCGCTGTCCCGTACATACCACCATGTTCCTTCCAACAGAAACACCCCGGTACTGTCTTTAAGTACCGCAGTACTTTAGTCACAATACTTCTTTCAGACATAACCGCTCATCCTCCAAAAATGTTACCTTTTTCCCTTTTATAACCTCGTAACGTCCAAAAAAGGCATCTCATAAATCAGCTTCCCAAGCGCTTTTCAGGATTTTGTTACCTTGTTACCTCTTTTTGGGGTAGGTGTATACACAAATATTTTTATTTTTATATTTTTTAGTCTTAAAAAAGCAATGGTACTTTCGCGCGTATATATAAAGTTGAGGTAACAAAGGTAACATCGGTAACAAGTGGCTATTCATCAGCGTTTCTGGCGTTACCTTTTTGTTACCTTGTTACCTTTTTCAATACTAAAGAGGCTCAATATCTGTGATTTCAAAGCCGCTCACATCGCATCGCTCTTTCAGTATTGAGAAATCAAGAGCCCACGCTTTTTTTGTTTCATTCCCGAAACGCATCGTTTTATTGCTCTCTATAAAAAAGTCACTTTGCCTCAATTGCTTCAAAAACTGGTTATATGGAAGACATTCACCAGTGATTGCATAATCGCGTCTGTACTTGGTATAGCGGTCATATACATCACAGAAACGAATCCCGATAACCTTGCCATCTTTATCAAAAGTGTAGTCTTGATTCGGAGCCAGTTTCATCCGGGCCATGATTTCCAGCGTCTGTTCTACAATGGTCTTGTTATTGCTGCCGCCATCCAGCAAGTACTCCTGCACACCGTTTTGAAGATATCGAATACATGCCCCTTTGTTAATGGGAAATACTTCAGCCCACGTTACATTAAGGAATTCACACAGTTTGTTTACTAGGCTCAATCCGGCATAGCAACAGGCGAGATTATTGACGATACGAGATGGAAACTCATCAGATATCTCTGACTTTGCTTCCTCATACCACTTCTCTGCCTCAGCAACCGATACTCTGAGTGCTATATCCAGCAGGCTCCGACCGAAGCTGCCAAGCAGATCCGCTTTTGCACACAGCTTATAAAATGCTTGTCTATGGCTGGCTGGTTTTAAGTCCTTCTTGCTGAATAGCAATTCTATGCTCCGTTCTCTGATGGCCGCTTCATCCGGCGATTCCTCACCAGCTACAATAATAGGTGCCAACAGTTCATAAGTAACAGCACTTTGATCCGCCCTACCGCGGACACCTTCATGGCCGTCATATGCATCTCGAAGATGGTTGTATAAGGCATTTAGCCTTAACTTATCTATCTTTGAAGGCTTGAACTCATCCATCAACTGCGGTATCAGATTCGATGATGCAGATTCCTTCATCAGTGTAAATGCAGTAACCTGCGTAGCCGCGCGGATTTTGCTGCACGAAAATACCGGCAGAATAACCCGCTCCAATGTATTACTTTTTCCGCTGCCTTGTTCTCCGACAAGCAATAAATGAGGAAACTTGATGCCTGATTTTTTAAGATGCGGTTTAATGAAGCATCCGGCCACCCAGGCCATTACTGATACCGTTTTTATGGGCTCGTTATAGCTGAGGAGCCATTCACCAAGCATAATAAGCTGTTTCTTTGTCAATGGCTCAAAGGTTAGGATATCGGTTGTTATGCTTTTATACTTATCAAGCTGCACGATATCTTCAACAATGCTGCCTCCGGCTTCAATGGCACCATCCGTTGAAACATAGACCATCCGCCCGCCATGCTCATAAATTCCAAGAGCCTTGACCCCTGTTTTCCTTACCCACTCCATTTCAGATATATAACCTTTCAGCAGTTCCAAATCTCCTTCTGAGCCAAAATAACCTAAGGATATTGTCCGGCGGTTCAAGATATTTTTAAACTTTTGGATGTTATTGAAGTCGGTAGTCATAAATGTCTGGCGGTATATTTCATCACGTATTGTAATAAGATCAGCAGTCATTTGCGTTTCATCTTCTGATACAATCATCTCCACCGGCTGAATGATAAAGTTTGTTATAGGATACACACTTTCGCCTCTGGTGCGGTAATACCTGCCCTCATGTTCAAAGATAACTGACTCGCTTTCGCGGCTGTATACGTTCTCTGTAACTTCAATGGCCTTATCCAGTGTCTCCTGCCCATATGTTGCTCCACTTGCATGATGTACCGTATCCCACTTTTCCCGGAATAACCCGGAATTTCTAAACAGCCTGTCCATCTGCTCTTTGTTTTTGCCTGACCAAAAAGCCAGCATACAGCAAAGAGCAAGGTCGGCTTCGGACTGGCTCGGATACCCTGCTTCCTGCCATTTTCCTTCCCATAGCAGATCAAATTCCTTATGGTTTTCGGCTGTACGGGCTTTCTCCAGAATTTCTTCATCTGTAAGCGGCTCTAGCTTAACCACCTTACTGTCTTTCTTGCTTTTTCCTCCCCGCTTTTTACTTTTGATATAATTCTCATGTATCCAGGCCAGTGCCCCGTTATCTTCAGTAATGTAATCAGGGGTCCCTGGCAGTCGCTCGCCAGTCATTGTGAAGTATCTGCTGTGGGCATACATTTCAACGCCGGTTTTAGTGTTTTTATTGCCCTTAGCAGGCATCTCCCCTTTATAGAAAATATGAAGCCCAGTTCCTGAAGGGCTGATTTCCGTATAGGACGGAAACCGCTCAAGGATATCCTTGGCGGTATCGCTTAATTCCCCAGTGTTTTTGTCGCGGCAGTGATCTATGTCTATCCCTACTAAACCTCCGCTTTTTGCGAATACAAAACCTAATCCGGTATAGAGGTATTGTTCTTTTGCCGCAATCGCATCGTCAAGCGTCGACCAGTCGTTTGGGTTAGTGCTTGAGGCTTTTCTACCAGTTAAGGGATTATAAGGGATTTTACTGTCTCTTCCGTCCTTTGTGTTTGGTTCCAGACGCCAGCATATCCATTGCTTCCGGTTTGCCAATTCTTTAGGGAATGAGATGCTCACTTACACTGCACCTCCTCGCATCGTTCATTAAAATACCGAATCGGAATGCTGCGTTGCTTTGCCTTTTCAATCTCAATGGACATCCCTTTAGTAATTTTTCTGCCAAATACCCACACTTCTGAGCACTTTGACATCAATACCATGCCAAAGTACAAGCCCAGATTTCGCATTTGTTCATCATCTTCGTCCATAAACTGCGGAAACAAGAGGTGCGGAGCAATAGGTATGCAATTCCTGCTC from Tepidimicrobium xylanilyticum carries:
- a CDS encoding terminase large subunit translates to MRFLFSCSILGKEAAKLRKLKRYKPTKFMAEGSRYDKEAADAAVTFINCLKHTKGEWYGMPFELIDWQEQIVRDIFGILKPNGYRQFNTAYIEIPKKQGKSELAAAIALYLTCGDFEHGGEVYGCASDRQQASIVFDVAVDMVEQCPALKSRIKPMLSQKRLVYKPLGSFYQVLSAEAYTKHGLNVHGVVFDELHAQPNRDLYDVMLHGSGDARKQPLFFLITTAGTDRNSICWEVHQKAEDILQGRKIDPTFYPVIYSASDTDDWTSEKVWRKVNPSLGITVDIEKLRVACENAKQNPAEENLFRQLRLNQWVKQSVRWMPMDKWDKCAFPVDAEKLRGRTCYGGLDLSSTTDITAFVLVFLPLDESDKYQILPFFWIPEENIDQRVRRDHVPYDVWERQGFLYTTEGNVVHYGFIETFIEELGMKYNIKEIAFDRWGAIQMTQNLEALGFTVVPFGQGFKDMSPPTKELMKLTLEERIAHGGNPVLRWMMDNIYVKTDPAGNIKPDKEKSTERIDGAVALIMALDRALRHDGDERNGSIYDERGLLII
- a CDS encoding DUF5049 domain-containing protein is translated as MAIRDSGACNMFDLPRVQEEAYKMGFYELVVFLNGHKKEYAEFILTGKR
- a CDS encoding gamma-glutamylcyclotransferase family protein, whose protein sequence is MSKEKGTIYLAYGSNLNLRQMAYRCPTAKVLGSAKLTGYRLLFRGGNGGAVATIEKQKGESVPVLLWRIMPNDEKALDRYEGYPHLYRKETVKVRFKGQWVPAMVYIMNEGRPLGAPGRYYYEVIRQGYLDAGFDISFLNKAVRDSISAAEKSEV
- a CDS encoding amidoligase family protein; the protein is MLTTRFGIEVELTGITRKQAAKTAAAFLGGRIESSGDYYDTQKVIAPDGRIWKFMSDGSIRTQKKESCRIVAAGREYSVELVSPILTYREDIETLQELIRRLRKAGGFANTSCGIHIHIDGANHTPRSIRNFINIIASKNDLFYKALQIAPDRMRFCKKMDAALVEKMNRRKPKTMAAIESIWYEGYSESRSTHYHNSRYHFLNLHSFFNGNGTIELRGFNSELHAGKIRSYIVLALALNHQALTQKCASSKKPQVENEKFAMRTYLNRIGLIGDEFKNCREHLCKHLDGNAAWRFRAA
- a CDS encoding DUF4314 domain-containing protein; amino-acid sequence: MSVRGFPSKETVLRLKEQYPPGTRVELICMDDPYSKLKPGDQGTVSFVDDIGTIHINWDSGSSLGAAYGVDMIRKL
- a CDS encoding DUF6329 domain-containing protein, whose protein sequence is MNDFHSTAFFVKHPFRIEELKVPHRCETRKRFAVVKTIELSKIDYDNFVADLCVDRTFIEENKGFCHVNEDGVWLCLLVKQRGQSDGVLVMPDGRDYPKYAAYYPGEEDEL
- a CDS encoding virulence factor → MSNNSFRFSQKIVGQERKAIASVIAEALEGQVRYAGAPEFLYEIKDEKSAGSWTIDRDSVVHSPKISLNEIKTIRSVIDTLNVEGFSAEGTMTITLSLEGFSAISLENLNNMLASKETLIKKAMLIEGELVVLAENDEISFPFWNATLNADEVQTYITLAKQMAEQAKLQKRVLRNEKPADNEKYAFRCFLLRLGFIGDNFKTERKVLLSRLSGNGAYRKGRAKAVDENE
- a CDS encoding site-specific DNA-methyltransferase; translated protein: MDILKIPTEKLKPSKYNPRKDLKPGDPEYEKLRRSIEEFGYVEPVIWNKRTGNIVGGHQRYKVLTALGYKEIDCVVLDLDEQREKALNVALNKISGEFDIPLLTDLLMDLNEDGFDVSLTGFDAAEIDELFRDKTAANVKEDNFDTEKAIAEIKTPVTKKGDIWVLGSHRLMCGDSTMLSDVQKLMNGQKARFVFTDPPWNVDYGSDTRHPSWKPRQILNDNMSTEEFGAFLLRAFKCMKEVSEAGCMTYVVMSAQEWGSLMNVMREAGYHWSSTIIWKKDSLVLSRKDYHTQYEPIWYGWLDGTRLCPLKDRKQSDVWEIPRPKVSEEHPTMKPVSLVAKAMLNSSHIGDLTLDLFGGSGTTMIAAQQTGRVCFMMELDSKYCDVIVKRYVSQFGTDSVFLVTGSEKIPYAETQID
- a CDS encoding site-specific DNA-methyltransferase, with amino-acid sequence MNIQKISVEKLNPAAYNPRKDLKPGDKEYEKLKRSIEEFGYVEPVIWNQKTGNVVGGHQRLKVLLDLGQTEIDCVVVDLDPQREKALNLALNKIQGEWDENKLAELMAELDAGAFDVSLTGFDASEIDELLNRWYSKEAIQDSFDIDKAHEEIVQREPVTKRGDIWLLGNHRLMCGDSTKDEDFEKLMEGCHAQMAVTSPPYGVGKEYEKAGIEPWFETVRPVIRNLCRYADIVCWNLGDLYATGSQFIEPTSVYSVNMFLENGYRPIWIRIWKKQGQNFGVGPYNLVSNKPVQQYEYISAFSNKGEVEEYNDQEYVWLSAFAGHSYKFVKRLTKEERKKWGYAGIWEMTTVRANKEHPAMFPVELPWRCIKMHSDKGGIVLEPFSGSGTTIIAAEQTERKCYAMELSPVYCDLAVKRWEEFTGEKAIKLEG
- a CDS encoding P27 family phage terminase small subunit; translated protein: MAKDGTNRGGARIGAGQKKKPLADKILEGNPGRRKLMVMEFTDVAELEGESMPPPRDCLAAKQKNGKTTLAVEIYEKTWQWLKERRCVHLIPAQLIEQYAQSVARWIQCEECITEFGFLAKHPTTGNAIPSPYVAMSQSFMKQANNLWYQIYQVVRENCATEYKGATPHDDVMEKLLTARRGG
- a CDS encoding HNH endonuclease, which encodes MPRKPKRPCSFPGCPELTDGRYCDMHQRQMDAYYNKYERDPQTRKRYDRRWKRIRDRYISEHSLCEECQKYGRLTPAEEVHHIIPLSKGGTNADNNLMSLCKQCHSSITAREGERWARR
- a CDS encoding VRR-NUC domain-containing protein, with protein sequence MYGTAGIPDIIACVNGRFIAFEIKTPSGKTTKLQEATIRKILNAGGVAAIVHSVDEVKVILEKHGLL